The genomic interval CGCGGCACCGGGACGCTGGTCCTCACCAAGGACAGCGACTTCACGTTGCCCAGGTCCCGCCAGCGGCAGTCCGTGCGGACTCAGGGTGGCAACCACCCGTACGTCACCACGTCCCACCCGGACCCGCCCGCGATCACGGTCGAGCGCGGGGCGACCCTGCAGTACGGCGACGGCGGGACGACAGGCCTGATCGGCCACTTCCCCTACAACACCCCGGCGTTCCGGCTGAACCAGGACAACATCCGGGTCGACGGCACCCTGCGGTTGTCCCTGACGAGCGCCTACAACCTGGGCACCGTCAGCGGCTCCGGCCTGATCACCCAGCCGCGCTTCCTCTGGGGCACCTGGGATCTGACGTCCGGCCCGTTCTCCGGGGTCGTCGACAACGGCACGCAGACCAACGCGGGGCGGCCCGAGTACGCGACCGCTCTGCCGAACATGCGCAAGGTGCTGAACCAGGGCACCTGGACCGTGGACACCCCGCTGGGACAGACCGTCACCGAGCGGATGGACTTCTACCAGCGCGAGTACGGCAGCGACATCAACGTCCAGTCCCGGCCGGGAAGCAAGGTGATCCTGACGGGCCAGTACAGCTGGTCGAACCAGGGCGGCGACACCGATCCCTCGCTCAGCGACCCCGCCCTGAACTGGACTCCGGCCGCCAAGAACGTCAACAAGCGCGGCACCAACATCAAGGGCGCGAACGTCCAGTGGGGCGACGGGACGACCAGCAGGATCTTCATGCCGGGCACGGCGAAGACGGTGTACATCAACCTCCTCGCGGCGCGCTCCCGTTCACTGCTGACCTTCGACTACAACGGGCCGGTCACCCTCGGCGCCCCGATCGGCGGCGGCCGCTTCCACGACACCCTGTCCGCGCCCGGTGCGGGTGACATCGTCATCAAGGGGACCAAGGGCAACGACGTCACCTTCGCGGCCGTCCAGTACTACGACGGTTCCACCACCGTCGAGAAGGGTGCCGTACTGCGCCTGGGCAGCGGCAGGCCGGGGGGCGACGGAGGGCTCTACACCGGGGGCCGTCTCTACAGGCTCGTGAACAACGGCTCGCTCGTGCTCGACAACGCGGCCAGGTCCCTGACCCTGCCCCGGATCAGCGGCAGCGGCTCGCTCAGCCAGACGGGCAGGGCGACGACCACACTGACCGGCGGCGCGATCACCTACACCGGGACGACGACGGTCAAGCGGGGCACGCTGGCCCTGCGGAGCGGTGCAACGCTCGCCCGCAGCAAGGGAATCCGGCTCACCTCGACGGCCGCACGGCTCGACGTCGGCACAGCCGGCCTCCGGGTGGTCTCCGCACTGTCCGGCAAGGGCACGGTGAAGGGCACGGTCACCAACGAGGGCGTGGTCGCGGGCGGTCTCACCGTCTCCGGCGGGTACACCCAGAGCGCCAAGGGCCAACTGGTGCTGGGAAGCGCCCCGTTGAAGGTGACGGGTCCGGTACGGCTGTCCGGTGACCTCGACCTCGCCGCGGCCGGCACGGACCCGGCCCGCAGGATCACCGTGCTGGACAACAAGGGCGGTGCGAAGGTCGTGGGCGCCTTCAAGGGCCTGAAGGAGGGCACGCGGCTCAAGCTCGCCGACACGACCTACCGCCTCACCTACCGCGGCGGCGACGGCAACGACGTCGTCCTGACCGCCGTGTCGGCAAGCGCGTCCCCGCGTGTCCGCTCTGCCTCGACGCCAAAGGCGGCGGCCGCGGCGCCCCACGCCACGGGTGAGGCGGCCGAGGGACTGGGCTGGTGGCCGTACGTTCTGGCACTGGGACTGCTGGGCGGCCTGGTGGCCCCGCAGACCGCGCGGAGGCGGAGCAGGCGACCCGAGGGCGGGCGCCACGCGGCGCACTGAACGATCCGGGGTTCCGCGGCACCCCTGTCCGGCCCGCACCCTGGTCCGGTCCGCACCCCGGTCCGCATGCCGGTCCCGGTGTTCGCGGACCGGACAGCCGCGGCCGTCCGGCGGGCCTTCGGTTAGCGTCGAGGCATGACCAGCGACACCCCGGAAGTCCCCGACGCCCTCGCCCGCCCCTTCGCCGAGGCCCTCGCGGCCGGTCCGGTCGTGCTCGACGGCGGTATGTCCAACCAGCTGGAGTCCGCCGGGCACGACCTGAGCGACGAGCTGTGGTCGGCCCGGCTGCTCGCGGAGCGGCCCGAGGCGATCACCGAGGCGCATCTCGCGTACTACGAGGCGGGCGCGGACGTGGCGATCACGTCCAGCTACCAGGCCACCTTCGAGGGCTTCGCCAAGCGCGGCATCGGGCGCGAGCGGGCCGCCGAACTGCTCGCCCTGAGCGTCGGGTTGGCACAGGAGGCGACGCGGCAGGCGCAGGCGAAGGGGGTACGGCGGCCGCTGTACGTGGCGGCCTCGGTCGGGCCGTACGGCGCGATGCTCGCGGACGGCTCGGAGTACCGCGGTCGGTACGGCCTGAGCGTGGCCGAGCTGGAGGCGTTCCACCGGCCCCGGCTCGAGGTGCTGGCGGCGGCCGGACCCGACGTGCTGGCGCTGGAGACGATCCCGGACAGCGACGAGGCGCAGGCGCTGCTGCGGGCGGTCCGCGGTCTCGGTGTGCCGGCCTGGCTCTCCTACTCCGTCGCGGGCGACCGCACCCGTGCGGGGCAGCCCCTGGAGGAGGCGTTCGCGCTCGCCGCCGACGTGGACGAGGTCATCGCGGTCGGCGTCAACTGCTGCGTCCCCGAGGACGTGGACAACGCGATCGAGACCGCCGCGCGGGTCACCGGCAAGCCCGTCGTGGTCTACCCCAACAGCGGCGAGACCTGGAACGCGGGAGCGCGCCGCTGGGAGGGACGGTCCTCGTTCACGTCGGACGAGGTCATGGGGTGGAGGGCCTCGGGCGCACGGCTGATCGGGGGATGCTGCCGGGTGGGTCCTGAGGCGATCTCGGGGATTGCGGGAGCGGTGCGTTAGCGGGAGCGGTGCGGCGCGTGAGCGGGTGGCGCGTGAGCGGGGCGGCGCGCCTTTTGCCCACGCGCCGCGCAGCGCCGTCCGTGGCGCTGCCGCTCAGTCCCCCTCTTCCGGGTGCTGCCCGGGGCCGCCGCCCTGAGGCGACAGCGGGGTGGGGGAAAGGTCCGTGGGTTCCTCCCCGCTCTCCAGGAGAGTGTTGGCGGCGCCGATGATCCGCGGGTCTGCCGACCCGACCGCCTCCTCGTCCTTGGCCGCGTAGTCGCAGCGCAGCAGCAGATGCCGCATCGCTTCGAGCCGGGCCCGACGCTTGTCGTTGCTCTTCACCACGGTCCACGGGGCGTAGGGCGTGTCCGTCGCGCGGAACATGTCGACCTTCGCCTTCGTATAGGCGTCCCACAGGTCGAGCGAGGCCAGGTCGGTGGGCGACAGCTTCCACTGCCGTACGGGATCGACCCGGCGGATCGCGAACCGTGTGCGCTGTTCACCCCGTGAGACCGAGAACCAGAACTTGACCAGCGTGATGCCGTCGTCCGTGAGCAGCTTCTCGAAAACGGGTGCCTGGGCGTGGAAGTGCCGGTACTCGTCAGGGGTGCAGTATCCCATCACCCGTTCCACGCCGGCCCGGTTGTACCAGGACCGGTCGAAGAAGACGATCTCCCCGGGAGCGGGCAGATGGGGGACGTAGCGCTGGAAGTACCACTGCCCGGCCTCCCTCTCGCTCGGCTTGTCCAACGCCACCACCCGGGCTCCACGCGGGTTGAGGCGTTCGGTGAACCGCTTGATCGTGCCGCCCTTGCCCGCCGCGTCCCGCCCCTCGCACACCACCACGACGCGCTGCCCGGTGTCGCGCACCCATTTCTGGAGCTTCAGCAGTTCGATCTGAAGGATCCGCTTTTCCCGCTCGTACGGCTTCCGTCGGAGCTTCTCCTCGTACGGATAGTTCTCGCGCCAGGTGTCGAGAGGATTGCCGTCGCCGGCCAGCAGGATGGGCTGCTCGGGCCGCTGCTCGTCCACGAGCAGCCCCGCGAGCAGTTCCGACGGGGCGGACGTGCCCTCGGGGTCTGCGGCCGGTGCCGCCGGCCTCACGGAATCAACCACGGCGGGCTCCTCCTGCTCATGACGTCGACAGTTCGCCGCGTTCCCCTCCCGGGACAAGAGGGGAAGGGCGACAGGGCGGACCGTCCGGATCTTGCCGAGTGCCCACTGCCCGGCCGTGCATGTCCGTCCGCGTGAGGTGCCTGCCGGTCCGTTCGGGATGATTTGCCCCGAGCCTCCCGGGTACTCGCCGCCGGGTACGACGCACGCGCTATCGCGGGAGGTATCCCATGGGCAAGCTGGGCGACATGGCGAACAAGGCCAAGGCAATGGCGAAGGGTCACCCGGATCAGGCCGACAAGGGCGTGACGCGCGCTGAGCGCATGGTCGACGAGCGGACCGGGGACAAGTACGACGCCCAAACCGACAAGGCCGCCGACGCGGCCCGTCGTTCCTACCGGGACAGCGGTACGACGGAGCGCTGACTCGCATGACCGACCTCCGGCCCCCGGCGCACAGCGTCGGGGGCCGGAGACGTGTGGCCGGCTCCGGGGGCGGTCGCCCGCGGACTCCGCGAGACGGGCGGGAAGCCGCTCACCTGCACCATTGTCATGGCCCGCAGGCCCGTAGGCGGCATACCGGGTCCCAGTCCCCCGTGCCTGCGATGCCCTGCGCCCCTGTCCGCGGCCGTCGCAGGACTCGCGCTCGTCTTCGGCGTCCGGTTCTTCCACCTGCGCCGTGCAGGTCGTCGTCCACTACCCGCTGCGACAAGTCCCCCTCAGGCTGATCGAGGGGAGGGATCGGGGGTACACGGCTCCGCATGGCACCGAAGAACGATCACTCCAAGGTCCTGCGGGCGGTACGGCAGATGCGCCGCATCCGAGCCTTCTACGCGCTGGGTGCTCTTCTCTGGGCGGCGACCGCCGCCTGGGGAGGCTGGCAGAACCCCGGCAGTCGGCAGATGTGGGTGCCCGTACTCCTGTTGGCCGTCTTCGCCGGTCTGCTGTCCGCGACGACCCTGTGGCTGCGGCAGTACCGGTCCGAGGACACCGACCGTCCCGCCCACCACGCGGCTCCACGGAGGCCGGCCGTCCGTCGCCACGCCAGCGCCTGACCCGCGGGCCTGCGAGCCTGCGGGCCCGCGGGCCTGCGGACCCGCGGCGGCGCTCGGCCGGACACGAAGCCGTCGGCGCCGAGGCCGAAGCCGGGGCCGGACGGCTCGGAGCGGGCCTCTTGAGGTCGCCTCCCGCGCCCCCGACTCCACCACGCGCACCGTGCGGCGCGTGAGTTCCGACGGCGCCGACACCCGTGGGGCCGGCGCCCGCTGAGGGGCCCTCCGGGGGGTAGTCGCTTGCCATGACTGTCTACGGATTACACGCCTCGCACGAGCAGATCCCGCCCGCGGATCTGCTCGACGCCGTGGTACGCGCGGAGCAGGCGGGCTTCACCGCCGCCATGTGCTCGGACCACTTCTCGCCGTGGAGCGTGCGACAGGGAGAGTCCGGCTTCGCCTGGTCATGGCTCGGAGCCGCCCTCCAGGCCACCGACCAGGTGCCGTTCGGTGTGGTGAACGCGCCCGGCCAGCGTTACCACCCCGCCGTCGTCGCCCAGGCGATCGCCACCCTCGCGTCCATGAACCCGGGCCGGTTCTGGACCGCGCTCGGCACCGGAGAGGCCTCCAACGAACACATCACCGGCGCGGGCTGGCCCCGCAAGGACACCCGCTCCGCGCGCCTGCGGGAGTGCGTCGACGTCATCCGGGCGCTGCTGCGGGGCGAGGAGGTCAGCCACGACGGACTGGTGACCGTGGACCGGGCCCGGCTGTGGACGCTGCCGCCCGAGGAACCGCCGCTGATAGGAGCCGCGTGCAGCACCGCCACCGCGGCCTGGTGCGCCGAGTGGGCGGACGGACTGATCACGGTCAACGCCCCGCGCGAACGCCTGCGCGAGATCATCGGCGCGTACCGTGACGCGGGCGGCCGTGGCCCCCTCCATCTTCAGGTGCACCTGAGCTGGGCGCCCGACGAGGCCGAGGCGCTCGCCCTCGCGCACGACCAGTGGCGGACCAACGTGCACGCCCCGCCGGTCAGTTGGGACCTCGACTCCGCGGAACTGTTCGACGTCGTCAGCGAGCACGTCACCCCCGAGGAGGTGGCGCGCACGGTCGACGTCTCCTCCGACCTCGGCCGGCACGCCGCCCGGCTCCAGGAGTACGCCGACCTGGGGTTCGACGCGGTGATGCTGCACCACGTGGGCCGGGAACAGGCCGCGTTCATCGACGCGTTCGGCGCCGGGGTACTGCCGCGACTCGACGTGACCCGCCCGATCCCCGCCACGGCGAAGGAGTACCGATGCGTCTGACCCGCACGTCCGACCTGTGGTGGAAGAACGCGGTGGTGTACTGCCTGGACGTCGAGACGTACCAGGACGGCAACGGCGACGGCATCGGGGACTTCGCGGGGCTCACCCAGCGCATCGACCACCTGGTGCGCCTCGGCGTGACCTGCGTGTGGCTGATGCCCTTCTACCCGACGCGGGAGCGCGACGACGGCTACGACATCACGGACTTCTACGGCGTGGACCCGCGCCTGGGCACCCTCGGCGACTTCGCCGAGTTCGTCCGCACCGCGCGCGACCGCGGCATCCGCGTGATCGCCGATCTCGTCGTCAACCACACCTCCGAGGACCACCCCTGGTTCCAGGACGCCCGCTCCAGCCGGGACTCCGCCCACCGCGACTGGTACGTCTGGAAGGACGAGCCCCCCGAGGACGGCCCCCAGGGCGTGGTCTTCCCCGACGCGGAGGACAGCCTGTGGGAGTACGACGAGGGCAGCGGCCAGTACTACCTGCACCGCTTCTACAAGCAGCAGCCCGACCTCAACGTCGCCCACCCCGAGGTCCGTGACGAGATAGCCCGCATCATGGGCTTCTGGACCCAGCTCGGCCTGTCCGGCTTCCGGGTCGACGCCGTGCCCTTCCTGCTGGAGACCGACGGACAGAGCGACGCGGGGGATCTGCCCGACCCGCACGAGTACCTCGCCGACCTGCGGGCCTTCCTCGGCCGCCGCAACGGCGAGTCGGTCCTGCTCGGCGAGGTCAACCTGCCCTACGACGGCACCACCCGCTTCTTCGGCGACCCCTCCTCGGACCGCGGCGACGAACTCACCATGTGCTTCGACTTCGTCGGGATGCAGCAGATGTACCTGTCGATGGCACGTCACGACGCCAGGCCGCTGGCCGCCGCACTGCGCGACCGCCCCGCGGCGCCGCGCGACGCCCACTGGGCCGTGTTCGTGCGCAACCACGACGAACTCACCCTCGACAAACTCAGCGACTCCGAACGGGCCGAGGTGTTCGCGTCCTTCGGCCCGGAGAAGGACATGCAGCTGTACGACCGAGGGCTGCGGCGCAGGCTCCCGCCCATGGTCGACGGCGACCGACGCCGCGTCGAACTGGCCTACAGCCTGCTGTTCACCCTGCCGGGCACCCCCGTGCTCTTCTACGGCGAGGAACTCGGCATGGGCGAGAACCTGGCCGCGGAGGGACGCCAGGCCGTACGCACCCCGATGCAGTGGACCCCGGAGAAGGGCGCCGGGTTCTCCACCGCCGAGCCGGACGCCTTCCCCAACCCGCTGGTGGACGGCGCGTTCGGTCCCCAGAAGATCAACGTGTACGAGCAGAGCCGCGACCCTGCTTCCCTGCTGAGCCGCATGCGTCTGTTCATCGAACGCTACCGGGAGGCCCCCGAACTGGCGTGGGGCGACTACCGCTTGCTGAACACGGGAGAGGACGCGGTCCTGGCGCACGTCTGCCGCGCCGGCGACGGCACCGTGCTGGCCGTGCACAACTTCGCGGACCGGCCTCACACCGTACGGCTGGAACTGGCCGAGGCCGGATCCGGCGGACGGTTGACGGACCTGCTCGACGAGGGACACACCGGTCTCAAGGCGGGCGAGGACGGCATGTTCCACGTCGACCTGCCCCCGTACGGCTATCGGTGGCTCCGCGTCGGCACCCCGGCGGACGACCCTGAAAGCATCGCGTCCAGCTGACAGGCCCACGAGCGGCGGCCCCGAGCCATCGTCGGGGCCGCCCCGGATTTCCGCGCTGCTGCCCCTCAGCCCTGGGAGGGACTCGACGTCCCCGGGGACGTCTCCCTGGCCGGCTGTTCCTCAGTGCCGCCGCGCGAGCCCCGAGCGCCGCAGCCGTCGTACGACCGACCGCAGTTCCGCGGTCCGCGCGGGCCAGCCCTCCGCCGGTTCCGACACGGGCGCCGTCTCCTCGGTGGTCGGGTCCGCCGTCCACACCGCGAAATCATGGTCCCGAGGGCCGGACACGAGGTAGGGGTCGCCCTTGCCGAAGATCTGGACCGGGTGGGTGGCGTCCCAGGGCTGCCAGCCGGGGTCGCCGTCGACGGCGAAACGTACCCAGGCCCCGTGCATGGCGTCGGCGAGCTCGGTCGGGGCGCCCTCGCCGGCGAGCTTGGCCGACTCGGGGGTGTTTCCGGTGTCGAAGACGAAGCCGAGCTCCAGGGCGTGGCAGGCGCCGAGTTTCGGCAGGTGGGAGGGCCAGGCGAACTCGTAGACGTACGAGGTGCCCGGACGGGCCCCGGCCAGGCGGTGCAGGGGGATGCGGAGCAGGTGGTCGGTGACCATCTGGCCGACGGTGTCGGCGGTGCCGGCGTCGGGGTGCAGGGCGCGGTAGCCGCGGACCACCTCGGAGCCGCAGTGGCAGCGGGCCATGGCTCCGGCGAGGGCGACCGGCCCGAGCCGTTCGACGCGCTCCACGAGGCCGCCGGGGACGAGCCAGAGGCGGTACTCGTCGCTGGTCCAGCCGAGCATCAGGTCGACGTCCTTCGCGACGCCCGCGTCCGGCTCGGTGAGGGCCTCCAGGGGGTCGCGCGGCACGAGGTCGCCGTCGACCACGATCCCGAACGCGGGGCCGCCGAGGACCGGGCTGCTGAGCCGGCCCACCTCGGCCTGGGTGCGCAGCAGCAGGTCACGGTCGACCTCGGCGAAGGCCGCGGCGGTGGCGGGGACCTTCAGCCGGGTGGCCATCCTGCGCACCATCCGCCGTACCTTGTCGCGGTCGCTCGCCTCGGGCGGCCCGCTCTGCAGGACCGCCCGCCGGACCAGGCCCTGGGCCTGCGGGGCGGCCAGCAGGGCGCCGGTGCTGATCGCGCCGGCCGACTGTCCGGCCAGCGTCACCCGCCCCGGGTCGCCGCCGAAGGCCCCGATCGCCTGGTGGACCCATTGCAGGGCGGCGAACTGGTCGCGCAGGCCGGGGTTGGCGGGCGCGTCGGGGAAGAGACCGTAGCCCTCCACGCCGAGCCGGTAGTTCACCGAGACGAACACGACGCCATCGCGGGCGAAGGCGTGCCCGTCGTACACCGGCACCGCGGAGGATCCCCTGGTCAGGGCGCCGCCGTGCAGCCACACCAGGACCGGGAGCCGGGCCCCGGGGCCGGGCTCGGGGGTCCACACGTTGAGGTTGAGGCAGTCGTCGCCGGGCACGACGGGGTCGGAGAGGTACTGCGCGAAGGCCTCGGAGTACGGGGGTTTCGGTGCCGTCGGCCCGAAGTCGACCGTGTCGCGCACCCCGTCCCAGCGCTCGGGCGGCTCCGGTGGCCGGAAGCGGCGGGGGCCGAAGGGCGGGGCCGCGTAGGGGATTCCCCGAAAGACCGCGACGCCGTTCTCGTACCGGCCGCGTACGGTCCCGTAGGGCGTGCTGACCACGGGGTTCGTCCGGACTGCTGTCATGCACCAGCCTCCTCACCGCGCTACTGCACCGGTAACAACAGAGCACCACAGTTCCGCTCGGTATTCCGGTGCGGAGCGCGGTTCGGCCGCTACTTGGCGTACATCAGGGTGCCGAAGCCCCGCTGGTCGAAGCCTCCGCTGGTGTCCGGCTGAGCCGCGGGGAGCGTTCGAGGTTTCGAAAGTCAGAGGGCCTGAAGACCCGCGTGGCCCGGCCTCTTCCCGACTTCACCTGGCGAACCTAGGGTAGGAAGCGCTTACTGTTTCCGCGCTGGTCGAAACTTTCATGGCCCTCGGGCGGGCCGGAGAGGTGGTTCCCGATGGTCCGCACGGGGAGTGCGAGCGTGGCGGCCGGTCCCACGCTGGCGGTCGTGGCCCGGGAGGCGGGCGTGTCGGTGCCGACCGCCTCCAAGGTGGTCAACGGCCGGGAGGACGTGGCCCCCGAGACCCGCCGCCGGGTCACCGAGGCGCTGGACCGGCTCGGCTACGTCCGCAGACCGAGGTTCGACGCGGCGAAGGCGTCGGGCCTCGTCGACCTGGTCGTGCACTCGCTGGAGACCTCCTGGTCGGGCGCGGTGCTGCACGGCGTTGAGGCGGCCGCCCACGACGCGGGCCTGGAGGTGGTGGTCTCGGCCGGCCTGACCCGGAACCGGGCGGGGCGCCCGGACCGCGGCTGGATGGACAAGCTCACCGCGCGCGGCTCCTCCGGGGTGCTGTTCAACCTGGCCGAGCTGACCTCGTCGCAGTACGGCTGGCTGGACCAGCACCGCATCCCGTACGTCCTGATCGACCCGGTCCTGGAGCCGCCGCCGGGCGTGGTCTCGGTGGGCGCGGCGAACTGGCGGGGCGGGGTGACGGCGACGGAGCATCTGCTGGCGCTGGGCCACGAGCGCATCGCGGTCGTCGCCGGCCATCAGCGCAGGATGTGCAGCAGCGCCCGCGTGGCGGGCTACCGTTCCGCGCTCGCGGCGGCGGGGATACGGCAGCGTCCCGAGTACGTCCGGCACGCCGGTCTCGACGAGAGGGCGGCCCACCTCCGCATGCTGGAACTCCTGGATCTGCCCGAACCGCCGACCGCGGTCTTCGTCTGCTCCGACCACATGGCCCTCGGTGTGTACGAGGCGCTGGCGGAGCGGGGTCTGCGCGTCCCCGACGACATCAGCGTCGTGGGTTTCGACGACCTCCCCGAGGCCCGCTGGACCACTCCGGCCCTCACCACGGTCCGTCAGCCCCTGTCGGAGATGGCGGCCACGGCCCTGCGTCTGCTGGTCCGCATGATGGAGGGCGACCGCCCGGAGAGCACCCGCACCGAGCTGTCGACGCGGCTGGTGGAGCGGGCGAGCACGGCCCCGCCGCGCGACTGAGCTCCGATCGGCTGCAGGGGCCACCCACCGCCCAATTCGTTCAGCTTCGGTCATCTGCGGGCGAGGGGAACTGGCCGGGGCGGACGGGCGTCGAACGTTGCGGCGGGGAGGGGGGCCGCTGCCCCTGCCGGGGCGGCGGCGAGCACTTGGGGGACGACCATGACGCGCTGGCGGCCGCTGCCGGACTCGCTTCCGAGGGAGGCGCGGCATCTCGTCGAACAGCTGCGGCACCTCAAGGACCGGACGGATCTGAGCCTGGCCGAGCTGGCCCGGCGCACCGCGTACAGCAAGTCGTCCTGGCAGCGGTATCTCAGCGGGGCCAAGCAGCCGCCGCGGGGGGCGGTGCAGGCGCTGTGCCGGGTGGCGGGCGCGGACCAGGCGCGGCTGCTGGCGCTGTGGGACCTGGCAGACCCGGTCTGGCCGTACGGCACGGTGGTGACCGTGGTGGCGCAGGAGGTGGCGGTGTCGGTTCCGGCCGGTCTCGAGTACCGGCGGTGGCGTACGGCGGCGCTGGTCGCGTTCGCCGTCATCGTGCTGCTGGTGGCGGGGGTGCTGTGGGCGTGGCCGTCGGGGAGCGGGTGACCGCGGGGCCGCCCGCTCCCCCGCCGGCAGAGGTCAGCCGACCTGGTCGTAGTACGCGATCCGCCAGGGTCCTGTGCCCTTGAGCTTCACCCGGTACTTGCCGCTGACCCGCTTGAAGTCGACGTCGCGCCTGTCGCCGTCGTAGCGGACACCGCCGCCGGAGACGGGGCCGTGGAGCCACTGCTGGGCGAACTCCCAGCTCTGGTCGGTGACCACGCCGTCGTTGTCGGTGAGTCCGTAGCGCTCCTGCCACCACTGGGTGGCCGACTCGGTCTCCGGGCCGAACGAGCCGTCGATCTGGCTCTTGCCGAAGTTGTGCCAGTCCCCGTCCTCGTCCTGCCACTTGGCGCCGTCCGCGTACAGGACGGACTCCCACAGGGCCGTGGCGTTGCTGTCGGCGTAGTCGTCGACGCTCAGGTTCTCCTCGTCCTGCCAGTCGTCG from Streptomyces sp. CC0208 carries:
- a CDS encoding peptidoglycan-binding protein, coding for MSMRKRAVAMMTAALLGAGTLGLAVAPAADAASYHGIDGNGVVSDDWQDEENLSVDDYADSNATALWESVLYADGAKWQDEDGDWHNFGKSQIDGSFGPETESATQWWQERYGLTDNDGVVTDQSWEFAQQWLHGPVSGGGVRYDGDRRDVDFKRVSGKYRVKLKGTGPWRIAYYDQVG